From the genome of Setaria viridis chromosome 1, Setaria_viridis_v4.0, whole genome shotgun sequence:
TCCACCAAATTAAACACGCCACACATTACTAGCTGCCCGTTCGCACGTGAATCTGCTATATGCATCATGCTTACTTTCTTAATTTCCACGTAGGCAACTTTACATTACATATATACTACTGGATGCTAATAATTATCCTAATTGCTGAGATAAGTAAGTATattatacttcctccgtcttaaattgtagatcgttttactTTTTTTCGATACGTACACAGCTTTTACTTATGCACCTAGTATAGATTATTAGTGTAGATTATGTCCAGATATATAACAAGGCTCTATAAAAGTTAGAACAGTGCAATTCCAGTGTAAAATCGATTTTGGATTAAAAAAGGCATTGAGGTAAAGCATGGTTCGGGAGCAGTAGTGTAGTATTCAATTGCTGGCCAGAAGGAAACAATAAAAGAATGGACTACAACGCCAGTGAGTGTTTGGAGCAGCACACACGCCTGACACATATGTCCTGTGTATTAAAGAGTATTTTATTCACCTGGAAGCCACACGGTTCGACTGCTATTTGcgctctgttcgcttcagcttatcagccggcttatcaaccaccgaacagtatttttctctcacaacaaatcagtcgtttcagcttttcagccggcttataattccagccgaacaggccatTGAACTCCAATTTTTACTCTGACATCTATCAGTCGACCGTCACAATGTAGTAAAATCGATTTGCACCGAACATTGTTCGATTTTTTATACACAAGAGCTGctcctacaatttgaaatggggAAATACAAGgtaattatattttaattaggGGCTTATACAATTCATGCATGACGACTACGTGCACGTGGAAGGCAGTACAAGCCGTGGAGCTAAAATTATTATGTATATAATTCTTTAGCACCCTTGTTCTAAATATCATATACTTAAGGACGTAGGAAGCATATATACCACTAACTTGTATCCCCGTACCCACCATCAATCCAGCCACTTAATTATATGGACGCCCCTCTAGGTTAGGCATCCGGTGATCCCTACCCGTACCTGGAACCCTAGCCCTCCTCTCCTAACATCCTCATTTCCATTTTTCTTCAATTCTCCATCGATAATGTACTATTTGATTTGCACCGTTCATGGAGCCATTATGAAAATCCAGTCAATGGAAATGTAGGAACCTTGTAGATTTGAATTTTATACGTATTAGTGGAAGCATATATCCGGTCCATACATCCTTGTGTATCATACCCTCTCCGTTCCAagttgtagatcgttttgacttttagttcatagatattattacgtACCTAGAGGtacattatatctagatgcataataatatctataaacctaaaaagctaaaacgatcaacaatttggaacggaaggagcaGATACGTATAGTAGCATGTTGTGTTTGATATACTACTAAGAGTTAAATGCGTCAGTAGTACATAAACTTGGCGAGTGGGTGCGCTTAGGTGCATCATCTCTCAAattgtttattttagaataaCAACTTGGCAGGTGGGTGTGGATGGGTCACCAGGATGACATGTAGGTAAAAAAAATACCATGTAGGCAGTTGACACATAGGCAGCAACAACAGGCCAATAGTCACAACGAGGTGAGAGAGGAGGCGCAACTGCAGCAGGGGACAGGGAGGGGCACCGGTAGCAGCCAGGATGAGGGGCGGCAAGCAGCAATAGCTAGAGGCTGGAGTAGCACCAGGGGCTATTGGCCACCATTAGTAGCACTTGAATGAGAAGAAAGATGTGTACCGTGGATAAACAGAATAAAGGGGAGAACTGGAGAGGGGTGGAATCATTCCTCTTCTAGTTCTATCAAGCGTCAGGAGAGAGGATAAGGTTTTGAATTATTTCTACCAACCAAATGTTATCTATACGTAACTTCGTGACTTGAGGTCCAAAACTATGAGGTCCAAAACTACAAGTGAGTTGTCGAACGGAATGTATTTGAGGAGCTCTACGCATCCATGATTTCCGACTTTCCATTTTAGCAATGAATCAAAAGGTCAATATTTTGCTGCGTTTTATACAATGCCCATGGTCAACGAGAAACACATTCCTTATTCTTtacaatatattatttcatctCGCAAAAATTGGCTATTTTCATGAaatatatgattttttaaaGATTTTACAATATTCTGAGCTAAAAGAAATCAAATGGTAGAATTAGCAAGGACTTTTCTAAAAAACATTGGTTAACACGTAATCTGCCTACGTAGCATTTTTTTCCCTACATGTCATCCCGGTAACTCATCCGCACCCACCTGCTAAATTATTGTTCCCAAATAAACAATTTGAGAGATGATATAGCTAAGCGCACCCACTTGTCAAATTTTTATACTAATCACGCGTTTAAATCTACTACTAATTACGGCTAGGAGGAGATCGATGGATGAACAAACAATAGCGGTCAGATGCAATTTGATGCATCGACGGCACCCTGCCCAATTTTGTTGTTTAGGTTGGTTGGCCAATTTAATAGTAGGTCATTCCCAGGTAATAATCAATCAGTCAAGTCATACTATTTGCGGCGGAAATGAATATGAATACTCCTATATATACTATACTAGTATATGATAAGTAGAGTAGTGGACGGCAGGGCATCGGAACGGAATGGACGGCACTCGGACCCGGACGGACGGTCAATCCGTCGTCTAGCTCCTCCATCCAACAGAAATCAttatcttcctttctttttctggcTACACCTTAGTCCCTAGCCGCTATCTTATCATATATGAAATTAATGCTAGATAGCGCCTCCACAAGAAAAGAATGGGTTCTCCGCGCGTTCAAAATGCATATCTTTATACCAAGCATTGGGTTTGGACTGAAAGCTCGAAACTCGCTCGCGACTCGGTGGTTTTTCAAACGAGACGAGCAGCTATTTTTGCAAGAAGGTAGGGTCTGTTTGTCTTAGCTACAGCTTTTACGATTTTTTGAGAAGCcggtgatgattttttttctgaaaagtcAACACCAACTTTTAAAGATATATTTAGCTTTCTAAGCTAAGAAAGGTACAATAAAATCGCAGAACTGAGCTTTCCACCTTTCCATGTAAACTCAGTTTTCTAAGTTTCTAGCTTTTCAGAAGCTGCATTAGAAAttcgctgtttgtttgagcttctaacTTTTCACGCTAAGAAGCTgccaggaagctcaaacaaacgggTCTAAAGGCTTAAGTTGGGACGTGGAGTCCATTGTACAAGGAAGTGATAAGAGTACATCCTTTGTCTCTTTTTTGTTAAGATATTGTACTGGTATACTTATAGCTTAGCTAAAACTCCACGTTCTGCGACTTTATCATCGTATCCTCGAAGTCTGACTGCTTGTGTGTGTTCTGGATGTTCAGAATTTTATATTTACTATATTTTTTGTATTTCAGATATTATGAGGTGGCAAATCTAAATTTAGATATGGCTCGTGAGCCTGATGAGTTAGCTCGCCGAGCCGAGCTGTCGGTGCTCAACCAACCGCTTCCACCGTCAAGTGAGCGTTTGAAAGGATGATTATTACTATTCGTAGCCAGATATAGCCGCTTTATGACTTGATTGACATTACTTGGTGATATACAATGCGTGCTGCCAAGAACAAGGAATAAATCGAATAATCAAGCTATACAACAAAAGAAGCTAGTTAGAACAGATAGCGGATTATATACTATTAGTAGGCAATTAGTTAATGTATGGACGACTTTGGGTAATTAAGCACGAGGATTAGAAGAGAAAGACGATCGATGCGATGGATGGAATTGGAGTAGCGTGCCCGGCTGCCAGCTTCATGCGGAGAGAGATTCTTACTAATGCAATGCGCAGACTATGTGCAGTATAGGGTTTATATACTTTATATTAGGGCCGGGGACAGTGGTTAGTTGCCAAGGGATCGAATTTAATCTGGAATATAATCGTTGGATCAGTTAGTTGCGTTGTGCTATAAATTAACCTCCGATCCACATGCGCATTAGATTTAATTTTCTACCAGTATATATTGATCACTTTGGTGTATTAATTTATTTAGTTTGGACGGCCCAGGAATAAAGTAGTTAAGAAATTTTAAGTTTTGACCTGCGTGTACTCcatccatccgtcccaaattattattcattttgccttttatatatatatatacacaaagCTACATACATAGAAAAATAATAACGAATAGTagtttgggacggagggagtagttgaaTTCAATGCAGACGCTGTCTGAGGAGAGACCTTTTGAAGAGAGAAGCAGGATACGGGCGCGTGTATAGCTACAAATTAAGCTGCGAAAAAGGTATAGCCGCATATGGATGGATTGTAAACTTGCTCATAATACATTTTTGACTgttttcttttataaaaaaCAAAGTAATAATCGatcatgaataataataataataataataataataataataataataataataataataataataataataataataataataataatagcaGGAgccagagcagcgcagcgggcagTCTGAAACAAGGCCGTATTTCGGCCCGCGATGGGGTTTGATTTGACCCGACTGCGTTGGCTTCCAGTCCCATTCATCCCATCCCCGCGTCTccgtcctccttcctccttgcttgcCATGGTCAAACCGCACTCGGACGATCCGACCACCAGACGAGTTCCTGCATGCGCTCCAGCCTCCAGCCACGCCTCCGACCTCTCCGACCTCCGCCCGGCCTATATAAACCTAGTAGCGATCGCCTCATTCATCGTCCTCACACCAACCAAACcagaacaaaacaaaaaccTCAGAGAGTTAAGCATCCCGAGCTCGCCCCGCCACCTTTCGTAGCTACTCCATCAATCAGATCTTCTCGCCGCCCGCAGCTACCTTGTCCATGGAGGCCGTCGCAGGGGCCGCCGGCAGCCAGCTGCTGtgcgtcgccgccatggccgcgctcGCCCTCCTGCTCTGCGCCTTCATCTACGCCGCCTGGGtgtcgccggccgccaccaggcgccgcctccgccgggcaGGCTTCGACGGGCCCAGGCCCTCCTTCCCGTTCGGCAACCTGCCCGAGATCACCGCCACGCTCAAAGCTTCCAACAAAGGAGCGCTGCCACTGGTGCCTTCGTCATCGTCTTCCGGCGGCGAGCAAGGGAGTGCTGACATGCACGCCAGCGTGTTCCCCTACTTCGCGCGGTGGCGCCAGGCGTTCGGCAAGGTGTTCGTATACTGGCTGGGCACGGAGCCGTTCGTGTACGTGTCCGACCCTGAATTCCTcaaggcggcgacgggcggcgcgctGGGGAAGCGGTGGGGGAAGCCCGACTTGTTCCGGCGCGACCGGATGCCCATGTTCGGCCGCGGGCTGGTCATGGCGGAGGGGGACGAGTGGGCGCGCCACCGCAACATCATCGCGCCGGCCTTCTCCGCCACCAACCTCGACGGCATGCTCGGGGTTATGCAGCGGGCAACGGACAGGATGCTGGCGCGCTGGGCCGACGCCGTGGccaatggcggcggcgtggtggacgTGGAGCGCGGCGTGGTGCGGAACGCGGCGGAGATCATCGCGGAGGCCAGCTTCGGCGTCGAtgtcgccgacgacgacgaggccgccggcgcgcgggtgtTCGAGAAGCTGCAGGCCATGCAGGTGATGCTGTTCCAGTCCAACCGGCTGGTGGGCGTGCCGCTGGGGAAGCTGCTCCACCTGCGCAAGACGTACGAGGCGTGGAAGCTCGGCAGGGAGATCGACGCGCTGCTCGTCGACATCATcgaccaccggcggcggcacggcaacAACCGTAGTAATAATAAGGACCTGCTGTCGCTGCTGCTGGCCGGGAGCAAGTCGACGGAGCAGCGGCGCCACCTCACGACGCGTGAGCTGGTGGACGAGTGCAAGACCTTTTTCTTCGGCGGGCACGAGACGACGGCGCTGGCGCTGTCGTGGACGCTGCTCATGCTGGCGGCGCACCCGGAGTGGCAGGACGCGCTGAGGGAGGAGGTGGAACAAGAGGTGGGCGGCGAGGCGAGCTCCCCTCTAGACGCGGCGGCTCTGGGGCGGCTGACCAAGATGGGGTGGGTCATGAGCGAGGTGCTGCGCCTCTACCCGCCGTCGCCCAACGTGCAGCGCCAGGCGCTCGAGGATGTCGACGTCGTCGTGGGGGCGGCGCCGGACGGCAACATCCCCATCCCGCGGGGCACCAACATGTGGGTGGACGTGGTGGCGATGCACCGCGACCCTGCGCTGTGGGGCGACGACGCGCACCAGTTCCGGCCGGAGCGGTTCGCCAAGGACCCCCTCCACGGCGGGTGCCGCCACCGCATGGGGTTCCTGCCCTTCGGCTTCGGGGGCCGCATCTGCGTGGGCCGGAACCTCACCGCCATGGAGTACCGGGTGGTGCTGGCCATGGTGCTCCGCCGCTTCCGCCTCTCCGTCGCGCCGCAGTACCGCCACGCGCCAAGGATCATGCTCTCGCTCAGGCCATCCGCCGGCATCCAGCTCCATCTCACGCCGCTCTGATCCATCATATCTCTAGTAGCTGCCTGCTGCATGTGATTCCTCCTAGTCCTAGTATAAAATGGACGGAGGTACATGCACGCCGCTCAAGTACTCGTGCCATTGTCTGTGcaagaatatatataaaaaaaactaaggtgtttttttttctgaggcAAAATAGCACGGTACTCTGCCCATTTCTAAACGTTTGATACCCTTGATCTCTGGTCCTCACGTTTAACCATTCATCTTGATTAAAAAAAGGCAGTGGAAATATGCAAAAAAGGTCATGGTTCAAGTATCATTAATGATAATAAAATGGGATTATGTATGTATctgttacctttttttttcctgacaaAGGGATTGAAACCCAATCGCTTCAATTCACCCCTTTGATTTATTTTCGGTTTGAAACATTTAATTCCACTGTTGTGACTTTATTTCTAGGTCATTTTTATTTGACGGTCAGAATTATCTTCTTGGGGATTGGAGGCAGAATGCAGAACGAACACATAGCATTTCTCGAAATGTAACCGTACATGTCGGGGTTGAAGGTTGAATACATGACTCGGTAGTTGTATCTTCTACTTTTGCATGCTGCATGCATCATGTTCATGTAGTGTTGGTCCATTTTATTTCCATGGACCGGCGGACCCGACCCAAGCGAAATATTTCGTTGCTTTGCTTTTTCAGTCGAGCCGGGTCAGATTTGGGTTGGTTTGCATGCCTCGTTCCGCGCACACGCTTTATACTTCTTCTCCAGAGACCGCATGCATCTCTACAAACTACCTGTAAcgtttgacaaaaaaaaaaaggaaaccatCAACTTCAAAGGGCCCATCCGGGTTCGAACCGGAGACCTATTGATCTGCAGTCAATTGCTCTACCACTGAGCTATGGACCCGATGATTCTGTGTAGCGTTTACATTTATTACAAGTATGATAGATGCTGTGGAGTGTGTACGCCGCCGTGCTAGGCGCTGCTCCTTCCTCCTTTTTGACGGTCGCAACCACATCTACCACATTCATTCTTTCTTGGTCATTCCGTGTCTTttacacacagagagagagagagagagagagactgagACTAGACCAAATCAAATCTCTCTCGTGCCAAACACCAACCATACCTCCATAAATAAATATTCACCCACAGTAACTACATAGAATACGGTGGGTACCAAAAGCATCGTCTCTCATTATCTCATACAACAGCATCCAGGTACTACAACATAATAATTTCAccatttatatgataatatatgcGGGGTTCCTAATTAACACAGCAACCACGACAACTCTTCTCGCACCTACGGGGAAGTTAGCGCATGCATATGCTGTGCCTGTGTCCTCAGCTCAGCCGCCTTACCCAGCCGGCCAACTACCTACTCGCGGTCGCGGATCGAGTTGATATCGATGTTGGAGGTCCTCGAGTCCATCTGCCTCATCATGCCCGGAGGCCATCCGCCCATCGCGTGAGGGGGCATGTTGTGCTCCGGCACCACCATCGCAGGggccgcctcttcctctccagcATTATTCACCTCCTCGTGCTCCATGTCCGCCTCGGCTTTAGCTTTGTTTTTCTTCGAACCGCCATACATGAAGCTCCCCACTATCACCTGCACCAATGCAAAAAACAATGAGCAACACAAACTCGTGGTACCAAACACAAAACAGCAAGATGGCGACCATGCTTCTTTCTCATTCAGTTGAGACAGCACACAAACCACAAACACCAACATTATGACATTACTCCACAAAAGATCAAATGATCCATCACACAAAAACTAGCAATCACCTGAACTGTTCCAGCTGCTGTCAGGACTCCACCAACACTGCCACCGATAACCCTGTGGTCAGGGCCACATAAAGCTATGCATAGCCCTCCACTTCGGGTCCGGGTGCCACCATCATCCAGCACCAAGTATGACCCAGAAAGGCACAGGATCTCAAATCGACCCTGCAAAAACAACAGTAAAGCATAAGAGCATATAATGAGAATAAAATGACTTTTCTCTGGATCAGCACTGCAAACTCGAAATGAACtgggaaaaaaaaggcatgAAAACCGGTTCTCCATTTCACGTTCTTTTCCTTTCACAGCAACAGTTTTAGATCTGACACGAAAGCAATCTGACTATGCAGGCAAATGCCAACATTAAATACTTTGTTTAATTTGCAGTGGGCAGATATTTATATTCAAATGTACAACAGGAGAAGataaaaatgcatgcatgcagtagtTTGGCGCAAATGATAACCAACAGCAACATACCTCATATGTAACCACACCACCAGAGTCTGAATCCTGATGAAGGGTTGCTGTAGAAACAGCTCCAGTTGCTGAAATGATGCACACTGCCCTTGGGCCTTGTTGTGAAAAGGCCATTATCCTGGCAGCAACATCCTGCACAGATAAGAAAGCTATAATTGGGCTATTCAACAATAATAAACTATTTAGTATTTCCTGAAACAGCCAAGCTCTAATTTTGCCTGTCGAGTAGTTGGCGCCCCCCAAGGTTGGAATTTACCAAAGGTAACAAGTGGCATTGTTCCGACCAGGTCACAACAAAAAACAATATGAAAAAGATTATTCTCAATTAGAAAACCCAGAAAGTCAAACTTCCCTTTCAATTTGAGTTCGGCAAGCAAGCTTGAGCCGGAACCTTGTAAGCGCAAAAGTTTTTCgtttttgaaaagaaaagcacAAGTCGGTTCACAAGGATAGAGGATTTACTTGGATTAAGTCATTAGGAGTATTAATTGCCACGATAATAAAATCTATTCTAGTGCCACATCAAGTAACTTTTGAGGGCACAATGCTAGTAATGCATCATCAGCGCGTATAACCATCTAGAGCAGTTAGCTTGCGCAATGTAACAATGATGCTAATGCAGCTGCGACCATCCCATGTTACAACCTGTTCATGTATCAATGACATTGCTCATTTGACAGCTAGCAAAATGCCTGTAGCTTAATGCATAGCGGTAATAGAAGCCAATAAATGCCACCAGTGAATTTAAACACAACAAACTGTACTGATCGCCAAAGAGAGTTTGCTACAATACATATAGGTTCATATGCCATTGCCTATTCAGACACCTCATATATAAGATTAACATTATTACATAAGGAAATTGAATGGATACGCATACTgggtaaacaaaaaaaaaacagtttgaAGGTAATCTGCAGCGTCCGATGCAAACAAGCATCACTCGTGACACTAAGGAAACAGGTCCCACTGAACACTAGTACATAATCAACAGACAGAGCAAATAAAACTACTTTTGGAAACAATAGGCATCAGTTACTGATAATTCTAACTTACCTCTCCTGGTTGAATAATAATCACATGAGGAGTAAAACCTGTTCCAACAGAGCCAAGAAACCACTTTCCTAAAGAAGACAAAATAGAGTTTCATCAGATAAGAACAATAACAAACTCATCAGTTCATGCatataaaataagaaaaatgccTCCCTCTACAAAGTAAGGGGATACAGAAGAAAAACTAGTTAGGCAAATGGTccatttctttatttttgtCCAGGGAACAACCAAGGAAGCAAAAGATACAGTGCTTGCTTAACATAACTGAGCCACCAGTCAATTCAAGAACCTCCAATTTATAATCTCACTTTATTAAGGAAAAATAAGGAAGACACTTAAAGAAATGTCAATACCCAGTTACCCAttgcaattcaaaaaaaaaaactcgaccgtTGTGGGGATTATAGAAGCAGCTCAACCTTCTCCCAgtcgacccccccccccccccacacacacacaccgggGCTTTGACAGCAAGTGGGATTTTTTTAATGCAGAACCCAAGCGAGGATGACCACAACTGGGCACATAAGTTCCACTGCACAAATATGCGCTCCTGCATGCTGCGAGACTGGGGGTTTGAACCCCCGACCGGTTGGTTGCACATCAGCAGCTCAACCGCCACGCTACACGAGCATTCACAACCAGTCCAATTCACAATAATTCTGAAGAGATCATGCAACAGAAACACACCCGAAGGCCAGAACAAAATGTGAGGGGATAGGCTGAATTTTCCATGAGGACAGTTATACGTTCCACTGCACAAATATGCGCTCCTGCATGCTGCGAGACTGGGGTTTGAACCCCCGACCGGTTGGTTGCACATCAGCAGCTCAACCGCCACGCTACACGAGCATTCACAACCAGTCCAATTCACAATAATTCTGAAGAGATCATGCAACAGAAACACATCCGAAGGCCAGAACAAAATGTGAGGGGATAGGCTGAATTTTCCATGAGGACAGTTATACGTTCCACTGCACAAATATGCGCTCCTGCATGCTGCGAGACTGGGGTTTGAACCCCCGACCGGTTGGTTGCACATCAGCAGCTCAACCGGGCGCTACACGAGCATTCACAACCAGTCCAATTCACAATAATTCTGAAGAGATCATGCAATAGAAACACATCCGAAGGCCAGAACAAAATGTGAGGAGATAGACTGAATTTTCCATGACAGTTATACATTCCAGAGGTAGAGGACAATATGTGAGTAACAAATCATGGGAAGGAGGAATGTAGTGCAAGAAACAAACTAAGAGCACATTGTTCAGAATTGATCCAGGTACTCAACAAAATGTATAGGAAAAGTCCACAAGTTCTCTTAACAGTACATGATGCAGTGTGGCTATATTCAAAGAAGGTTGAACGTAACACAATAGGCAACTAGAGCTATTCATACCCAAGGAGCAATGCTATCATGCAAGCAGTTCATGGCATCAATAAGTTAAGATGTTACTAAGATTGAACTCTACCCATAATTGCCTAACACGTTTCTTTCAATAGATGAATCAATTATCATAAATCATAGGATATGTAAGTGAAACTACAAGGCTGCAGGAACTCACCAAGCGAAGCCAACTGTTGCATCTTCCCAGAACCAGGTGGCCGTCCTCTGCCACGTTTCTCTGAAGGGGCACCAGAGCCTGAACCGCCTGATCCCCCTGAACCAAATCCTGAACCTGGTGTGCTGACCATGGTTCCCATCCCCGAGTTCGACGAGTGAGGCGTTGATGATGAAGTGGGCGATAACCCAAGAGTCACCGCACCATCAGGCTTATATTTCCTTGGCCTCCCCCGCTTCTTCTTCACCTGCTCATCCTGGCCACCGCCAGCCCCACTCCCCTGATCCCCCTTAGCATCAGCACCTACGGCGACACCCATGCCAATGTCCATAGCACCGCCGGAActggcgccgccaccggcgctgTGCTGCACCACAGGAGGTGAGGCCTCAACATGGTGGTACCCCTGCCCAATGTGGGGCCCCCCGACGTGCGGGTTCTGGAATGCGTACCCCGCAGAGACTGCATCAAGATGCTGCCGGTacccgccgggcggcgggccgtGGAGCCCCGGCGAGTGGCCGGGGACACCCGGAGCCCCGATGCCCCGGTGCTGCGCGTAGAACGACGAGAAGTTGGGCCCCGACGCCACCGTGGACTCCCTGCCGTCCATTCATAGGAATGGGCAGCGCCGCAGAGCCCCCTCACCGCCAACCCACCACCAACACGCAGAGGGGCCAAGCCTAGTTGCAAGAAACGGCACAAAGGTGGCTACTTTGTTTCACTATTCGAGATCAGATGCTTCAGAAAGGTATTGGAGCCAGCAAATGGGCGCAAGAATCTCAACTCCGAGGATCTCCCCCCGCGAACTCTCGCACAAAACTGCTATGCTTCTCGCGAGACGCGGCAAGATCAGATCGGCGAACACGAGATCTCAAGGAGGCGGTGAAATTTCCGGAAACGGAAGAAACGAAACGCAAGAGATGGGTAAGGGGGGAAAAATCTGATCTTTGCAACAAATGGGCAAAAAAGAGGAGGGGATTTGTGCGAGGCTTTCGGCGGAGACCTCTGAGAcgaaggtggcggcgccggagggtTGGGCGGCTCGCCGCGGGAT
Proteins encoded in this window:
- the LOC117841638 gene encoding AT-hook motif nuclear-localized protein 11 — encoded protein: MDGRESTVASGPNFSSFYAQHRGIGAPGVPGHSPGLHGPPPGGYRQHLDAVSAGYAFQNPHVGGPHIGQGYHHVEASPPVVQHSAGGGASSGGAMDIGMGVAVGADAKGDQGSGAGGGQDEQVKKKRGRPRKYKPDGAVTLGLSPTSSSTPHSSNSGMGTMVSTPGSGFGSGGSGGSGSGAPSEKRGRGRPPGSGKMQQLASLGKWFLGSVGTGFTPHVIIIQPGEDVAARIMAFSQQGPRAVCIISATGAVSTATLHQDSDSGGVVTYEGRFEILCLSGSYLVLDDGGTRTRSGGLCIALCGPDHRVIGGSVGGVLTAAGTVQVIVGSFMYGGSKKNKAKAEADMEHEEVNNAGEEEAAPAMVVPEHNMPPHAMGGWPPGMMRQMDSRTSNIDINSIRDRE
- the LOC117835579 gene encoding cytochrome P450 714C2 — protein: MEAVAGAAGSQLLCVAAMAALALLLCAFIYAAWVSPAATRRRLRRAGFDGPRPSFPFGNLPEITATLKASNKGALPLVPSSSSSGGEQGSADMHASVFPYFARWRQAFGKVFVYWLGTEPFVYVSDPEFLKAATGGALGKRWGKPDLFRRDRMPMFGRGLVMAEGDEWARHRNIIAPAFSATNLDGMLGVMQRATDRMLARWADAVANGGGVVDVERGVVRNAAEIIAEASFGVDVADDDEAAGARVFEKLQAMQVMLFQSNRLVGVPLGKLLHLRKTYEAWKLGREIDALLVDIIDHRRRHGNNRSNNKDLLSLLLAGSKSTEQRRHLTTRELVDECKTFFFGGHETTALALSWTLLMLAAHPEWQDALREEVEQEVGGEASSPLDAAALGRLTKMGWVMSEVLRLYPPSPNVQRQALEDVDVVVGAAPDGNIPIPRGTNMWVDVVAMHRDPALWGDDAHQFRPERFAKDPLHGGCRHRMGFLPFGFGGRICVGRNLTAMEYRVVLAMVLRRFRLSVAPQYRHAPRIMLSLRPSAGIQLHLTPL